Below is a genomic region from Bacteroidales bacterium.
GCTATTGACAACATAAAACAACAAAAGCTTATAGACATACAAAAAATAGAAATTGATGATCTTAAAGCAAGAATTGAAAAATTAGAAAAACTATTGGAAGAAAAATAATAATAGTGTCTTTGTTATAAAAGAGCGGGGCGACCTTTGGGCGCCCCGCTCTTTTATTTATATAAAATTAAAACGGTAAATCATCACTTGGTTCCGGTGCCGGAGTTGTTGCGGAATAAGGTTCTTCCTGGATATGTTCATTACTTGAAGTATTATCGTCTCTTTTCGAAACAAGTATTTCTACTTTGTCACCAATAATTTCTGTACGGTATTTCTTAACACCGTCTTTATCATCCCATGAACGGGTACGTATTTTACCTTCAATATATACTTTGGTTCCTTTTTTTAAATTGCGTTCAGCAAATTCGGTCATACCATTGCGCCAAAATACAACTTCATGCCATTCGGTTTGTTCTGTATTTTGTCCATCTCTGCCTTTATAAACTTCTGTTGTTGCTAATGAAAATGATATCTTGGTGTTGTTTTCAAAACTGCGTATCTCTGCATTTTTTCCAAGATTCCCGATTAAAATTACTTTGTTAATTCCTGCCATAATAGTAAAAGTTAAGGTTAAATAATATTTTTCAAACTTACATAATTAATTAATATGCTATAATAAATTTTTCTTTTTTAAAAATTTTTCGATAAGACGTGAAATAGCAAAATGATTTATATTTTTAATATTAATTTTTTCAAGATTATACGGAATATCAACAAGTGGTTTATTGATGATTACTTCATAGAATTCAGCATAAATTGTCTGGTGGCTGAGTTCATGAACATCGGAAATATGAATAGATTGTATTTTATAAAATTCTTCATGGAAAATTTCTTTCCATTCTTTGTTTTTTATTATTGATTCTTTTGATAGTTTTTTTTCGGTTGTGATACATGGGAATTCATACAATTGTTTCCATATGTCATTATTATCTCTTTTTCGGATATATGTATATACTGTTGAGCCTTTCTTATATTTGATGAAAAAATAATAGAAAAATCTTTTTTTACTTTTTATTTTTTGTGTTTTGTTCGGTAAATAGCTAATGATATTTTCCTTATAAGCTATACAAAATTTATTCATGATGCATTTTAAACAATCTGGATTTTTAGGCTTGCATTGCAACGCTCCAAATTCCATTATTGCCTGGTTAAAATCACCTGCTTGTTTCGGCGGAAGAAGTTGGCTTACAGTTTTTTTAATTTCTTTTTTTGTATGTGATAATTTTATATTTTCTTTTATACCAAAAATTCGTGTAATAACACGTATTACATTTCCGTCGACCACTGCATAAGGTTTGCTAAATGCAATTGATAATATAGCACAGGCAGTATAATCGCCAATACCTTTTATCTTTATTATATCTTCATAGTTTGATGGAAAGATACCATGATGGTTTTTTGAAATTTCTTTAGCGGCTTCATGTAAATTTATTGCCCTTGAATAATATCCCAATCCTTGCCAGAGTTTCATGATCTTATTTGTTTTTGCAGCGGCTAAGTCATGAACAGTAGGAAAATGTTTAACAAAACTGTAGTAGTAAGGAGTACCTTGTTCAATACGTGTCTGTTGAAGTATTATTTCAGACAACCATATTTTATACGGGTCATTGGTTTTTCTCCAGGGCAACTCCCTTTTATTTTTCGTATACCAATGGATTAATATCTTAGATAAATGGTTCATTTTATGATAAAACAGATTTATTTTGAGAACATTATGGAAAAATATTTATTAATTCTTTTGTAAAAGAATAAAATAAATTTAACTTTGCACCCCAATTTTCAATGATTAAGAATAAAAAAACAAAATTATTTAAATTATGACAAAAGCAGAAATTGTAGCAGCTATTGCTAGTAAAACAGGAGTTGAAAAGGTTGCAGTACAGGCAACAGTTGAAGCATTTATGAATTCAGTAAAATCATCATTAGCAAAGGGAGATAATGTTTACCTGAGGGGTTTTGGTAGTTTCATAATTAAAAAGCGTGCTGAAAAAACGGGAAGAAATATTTCTAAGAATACTACTATTATTATTCCTGCTCACAATATTCCTTCATTTAAGCCAGCTAAGACTTTTGTAAACGAAGTTAAAAAGAATGTAAAATAATTTACAATAAACGGTAAAGAAATAATATTATATGCCAAGCGGAAAAAAAAGAAAGAGACATAAAATGTCTACCCACAAACGTAAAAAACGCCTAAGAAAAAACAGGCATAAAAAGAAATAATTTTTTCTTGATTTTACGTTTTATATTTTCTCTTAAAATGATAGGAATTCGAAGGTTGTTACTTCTTATTTTTATTTATTTTCATATCGCCACATAGGTGGTTGATGTGTTATGTATTACTTTTATAAATCATCAGGGTGAATAAAGAATTAATTATCGACTCGACCGCTTCTGAAGTAGTTATTGCTTTACTGGAAGAAAAGCGTCTTGTCGAGCTCAATAATGATAAAAGCGGGAAGAATTTTGCCGTTGGCGATTTATATCTGGGAAAGGTTAAAAAAATTATTCCGGGTCTTAATGCTGCCTTTGTTGATGTAGGGTATGAAAAAGATGCTTTCCTGCATTATCTCGATTTAGGCTCCCAGATTCTTTCATTGAATAAAATGATTAAAATGGCGATGTCGAATAAACAAGGCATCCCATCAATGGAAGATTTTCGTCTTGAAAAAGAAATTGAAAAAACAGGGAAGATCTCGAATGTAATAAATGTTAACCAGCAAATTTTAGTTCAGGTTGCAAAAGAACCTATTTCTACTAAAGGACCCAGAATAAGTTCGGAGATTTCTTTTGCAGGAAGGTATCTTGTACTGGTACCTTTTAATGATAAAATTTCTGTTTCTCAGAAAATAAAAAATCCCGAAGAACGTAATCGCTTAAAAAGATTGGTTCAAAGCATACGTCCCAAAAATTTTGGTATCATCATTCGTACTGTTGCCGAAAACCGCATGGTTGCCGAACTGGATACAGATCTAAGAGAATTAGTTCATAAATGGGATTCATCCATTGCAAAGCTTGCAACATCAAAAGCGCCCGTAAAAATCCTTGGCGAATTAAACCGCACATCAGCCATACTGCGCGATCTGCTTAATGAATCATTCAATAATATTCATGTTAATGATCAGCGGTTATTTGATGAAATAAGAAATTACGTACATACAATATCTCCCGATTTGCAGGATATTGTGAAGTTATATAAAGGTAAAGCACCAATTTTTGAACATTTTGGAGTAGAAAAACAAATTAAAACTTCTTTCGGGAAAAATGTTTCTATAAAAAGTGGTGCATACCTCATCATTGAACATACCGAAGCATTACACGTAATTGATGTAAATAGTGGTCATCGCACAAATGCAGAAAACAACCAGGAACAAAATGCACTGGATGTTAATCTCGAAGCAGCATCGGAAGTTGCCCGTCAATTAAGGCTTAGAGATATGGGCGGCATAATTGTTATCGATTTTATTGATATGCATGATGGTCATAATCGTCGAAAATTATATGAAAGACTAAGAGATGAAATGCGTATGGACAGAGCAAAGCATACCATTTTACCTCCAAGTAAATTCGGACTTGTGCAAATCACCCGTCAGCGTGTACGTCCTGAGATGAATATTGAAACTGTTGAAAAATGTCCGGTATGTGATGGTACAGGCGAAATAAAAGCAAGCATCATTTATGTTGATGAAATTGAGAATAACATAAAATATCTTATCCAGAATCAGAATGAAAAATTCCTGAAGATGTGCGTGCATCCATATATATATGCATACCTTACAAAAGGAATTCCATCGGTTAGCTTAAAATGGTTCCTGAAATTCAAAAAGCGAATTCGTATTGTTCCTATGTCATCGTATCATTTATTGGAATATCACTTTTTCAATAAAGATGATGATGAAATAAAACTGTAACCTTTTAATATTTCTGCATGAAAAAAGCAGAAAAAAATATATATACCACATCCCAGGCGCTAAAGAAAGCTGCCGATTATTGTGTAGTTCAGGAACGTTGTCAGCAGGAAATACGAACAAAACTATACGACTGGGGAATATATAATGATGATGCAGAACAGGTAATAGCTGAATTGATTTCCTTAGGGTTTATTAATGAGGAACGTTTTGCAAAAGCATTTGCAGGTGGCAAATTCAGAATGAAAAAGTGGGGCAAACTGAAAATAAAAAATGAACTGAAGCGAAAAAATATTTCTGATTACTGCATAAACAAAGGATTGCAGGAAATAAGCCATTCGGAATATTTGAAAGCATTAAAAGAAATTGTTCTGAAAAAATCGAAAGAAGTAAAAGAAAAAAACAGCTATAAAAGAATGAACCGGATTATAAGTTATGCCATTCAGAAAGGTTATGAAAACGATTTGGTATGGGATATAGCTAAAACAATGATTAAAGAATGAAATTTTTTTTCTTTTTTTTTAATTAAGCCTCCATTTTTCAAAACAATATGGGTTGTTTCCTAAACAAAACCAATTGTTTCCTGAAATTTGTTTGCTGTTTAAGCAACACAACCCTTTATTTCCTAAACACGATTCGTTTTTTCATATAAGCTGTTGGTTGTTTTCTATACAAAACCCACAGTTTCCTGAAAACAATCGCTTGTTTCCCTGGCACAACCCTTTGTTTCCTGAAACAGGTAGGTTAAAAACCAAAACATGCAGGCTGTTACCAAAAAACGGTTAAGCAGTTTTAGTGAATTTGATACCGCTGATTTCTTTATATTCAGGACTTGTTGAACCAAATACCGACTTTACATATACTTTTACATCCATTGCTATATTATATAAGCCGGTATTTTCTTTATAAAGGATTTTATTACGTTCGATACGGGCATTGCTTAATGCAGTTATGGCATTAATTACCGCAGTATTCTTTGTTTTCATATTTGTCAGCAAGGTATTCAAAGTTGCAACCTTCAAATCAGTTTCATTAGGGATGTATCCTGTTTCGGAAGTTAATAAATTGATAAGCTTAGCAAAATTATCGATACGATTATCGTAACTCATTTGCGATGCAGATATTTGTTTAATTTCTTCGCTTATAGTATTTATTTCGGGTTGTGTTTCGGCAACTTTGCCGGGGAGGCTGATAATCTCTTTTTTAGGTGTAGCTCTTTTGCCGGTAATTTTTCGCGTGATAGTTTTAGCATCATCAATTTTTTGTACAGTAACATCGGAACTTTCCAAAGCACTTAAAACGCGTGTTGTGAATTTACTTAATGGATTAAACAAAATTTCGCGTGCATCGACAGCTAATGAATATGCATTATGTTTGTCCTTTACAGTTGCCAGTGATGTTTGGGCAGCAGTAAGCAGGGTATTTAATGCTGTGAGCTTAAGAGATGCTTTAGCCGGATTGTAAGTTGTACCATATCCTGTACAAAAGGAAATTAATTGTTCAAAATTGGCTACGTTCCTGGCGTGGCCTGTTTCATTTGTTTTCATAGTTTTCATTTTTTTTTGTTTGTAATTTATTTTTTCGACCTACTTTTTTCTTGATAAAAAAGCTTTGAAGAAAAAACGTAAGTTTTATAAAGGATATTGTATTATTTGCTGTTTTTTAAATAAGAGAGGCACTAATAATTCAGAGACTTGAAAAATTAAAAAATCACTTCATTTTCCAATTATTAATTCAAACTTACCACCTATTGTCAAAACATAACCAAATATAAATTTGTGTTTGACTTTATGTTGTTTTTAACAGTTTGTAAAGGAAAAAAATAGTTATGAACAGGATGCACTTATTAATGCATGGTATAACCGAACGTTATAACCAGTTTATCGAATTAATGCAAAAGTATTAAAATGCGAAAAAGTCTTAAATTCAATACGTTATTAACTATATTTAAAATATCGCCATATATTTATGCGTTCTATTTTTAGTTAATTTTTTTCTGAAAAATTTTGCAGATTATTAAATTAAAATTGAATTAACAAAATGTTTAATCAAAATCCCAAACAATGAAAACAAAAAAAATCAGAAATGCGCTACTTGCGCTGGTATTAATTGCAACATGGATTGCTACAATTGATGTAAAAGGACAAAATGGGAGGTACAGTGGTCAAGAAATAATGACCCAAACAGGTGAATTAGTTCAAGCATATAGTTATTCCGGTTGTGGATTAAATTATACTACAGGAAGTGTAAAATTAGCGGCTAGGCATCTTAGCCCTACATCTGTTACACAACCGGCATCTATCAATATAACTGGTATTCCAAATAATGCAATTATTGTAAAAGCCTTTATAACATGGGTTATTGATGATTGTGCAAGTAGTTATAATAATTGCAATGTTCAATTTTATAATACTTCTAACACTTCTTATACGATTAATAATGTTCCTTATCTTGTCTCATCTCCTACAGGTAATGGTTGGATGTATGGAATCAGGAGTTTTGAAACAGAAGTAACAAATTATATTTCTCTACCATATAGTGGAACTTATAAAGTGAATTTGCTTCCTACAGCAAATTATCAACCTCCTTATAACCCTGATACTGATGGAGCAACATTATTTATTATTTATAAAATACCCAACAGTAATTTTATAGGTAACATAAATATATATAATGGAATGATTCAAAGCAATGGTAGTAGCACCATGAGTCAGCAATTATCGGGCTTAAATATTATTAATACACCTAATAATCCTAAAGCTTTTTTATTGCTTGCAGATTTTCAGGATAATGCATATGGCCCAAATCAATATCCTTCTGTAACATATAATAATATTAATACAATTAACTTTTTACCAAATTTCTGGAATTTTGAAGAACAAGCAACAAATTTAACTCAAAACCAAAGTACTTATAATTTCACTATAAATATTCCACTTTTCGGAGGTGGTTATGATGTTGGAAGTTTGCATTTAGCGGGAATATATTATCAAAGCCCAATTGTAGATGCAGGAAATAATCAAGCTATTTGTAGCGCGGGGCAATGTGCTACATTAACTGCAACAGGAGCTTCTTCATATATATGGAGTAATGGATCTACATCAAATCCTATTATTGTTTGTCCAACGACAACAACAACCTACTCTGTTACTGGAACAACTGCTGAAGGATGTACAGGAAGCGATAATGTAATTGTATCTGTAAGTACACCTCCTCCTGCTTTTACTATTTCCGGGAAAAATAATAATTGTAATCCGCAACCTAAAACATATACTGTTTCACCCTTTAACTCTGCATATACGTGGACTTGGTCAGTAAATGGAGGCATAGCTCATTCTTTTACATCAAGTACTTTTACCATTGACTGGGGATCAAGTGGTATTAATCTTCCCGGGGGAGGAACAATTACAGTTACAGCTAATAATAATGGCTGTACTACAACGTCTACTTTTAAAGTATATGAATGTTGCGATAATACGGCAACATATACATATAACGATGCGACGATAAATTCAAATACTACAATTAACGGAAGTACAATTATAGTGAATGGCACTTTAACTATTACCAATTTTGGTACTGTATATCCTACAGTAAACTGGAATGATGACCAGGTATATTTTGGTCCTATGGCAAAAATAAATATTGTTCCCGGTTGTACACTTAATATTACAAGAAGTAATTTACAGGCATGCGATACTATTTTATGGGACGGTATTTATGTTACTTCTACTAAAAAGAAAGCATTAGTATTTATTGAAGGTTCAACAGTAAAAGATGCTCTTAATGCAGTGGTTTCCATTGCTGGTGGCGGATTTAGTTTTTTGAATTCATTATTTGACAAAAATTATAAGTGTGTTTGGGCGCATTATTATAATGCAAGTCATGTTGGACATATTAACTCAACAAATTTCTATTGTACCTCAACTCTATTATATCCTCACAAAAATGAACGAACATATATTGGAGTTGAAGCTGATTCGGTAAAATTTTTATTTATTGGTGATAGCGCAACTTCTGCCAAAAATCAATTCGATAATATGGATTTTGGTATAAAATCTCTTGACAGCTATGTAAAGGTATACAATAATAAGTTTACCAATATAAAACCTACGGTTTCGTATATAAACCCTACACATACAATTTTTACGGCAATTCAATCCGATGCTATCAATACATCTTCTTCATACCCGTTAGCTAAACTTAAAGTAGGCGATCATTATGTTTCGGGTTATTATAAAAGTAATTTATTCCAGAATTGTGAAAATGGCATTTGTACTAATGATAATTATTTTGTTGATATTACAGAAAACAATCTCGAATATACTATTATTGGGAATAATTGGGGTGAAGCTATTTATACAGGTTCTGTTTCACAATCATCGGCTCCCGTAGAGATATATAAGAATACACTTGTAACGTATAAGCGAGGGATTCATGTAATAAATTCAAGTGCAGCTATGGTAAAATGTAATATAATTAGTATAAAAGCTCCCATAACTTCACAATCATATGAAACTCGTGGAATTCTTGCCGAAAACTGCCAAAGCGCTACAATTGCTCAAAATACCGTAACAGGACCTTCGGGAGGTAATGGTGACTGGCGTATTACTGGCATACGTGCCGATGGATGTCCCGGAACAATAATGCAATGCAACAGTTCTTCATCTGTTGGCAGGGGAATAATTTTTGGCGGAGTTTGTACTCCCGGTACCGATATGTCGAAAAATGATATGACCAATTACATGGACGGACTTTTCCTAAATTGGTGCGTTATGGGCCAGCAAGGCTCAAGCGGTTATCCTACTGATAATACTTGGTGGGTTACAGGTAGTCGTAATAGCGATACTTATGCTTATAATTCCTATGGTAACCAATCTCCTTTTTATGTTAGAAATACAGGAGGTGTTTATGTGCCAACAATTAACACATTCACTATTGGTTATCCTCCAGTTACTATTAATCAAACCACCGGCTATTCTTATGTGCGTTGTAATTATTGTTCAGGAGGTGCTATGAGTATGAGCCAAACAGAAGCAGAAGTTCCTGTAATTGATAAAACAGATGAGTACACTGCAATAATTGAAAATAACAATGATGCACTAATAAGCAGTGAAAACAAATGGCTGATGAGGTATTTCCTGTATAAAAATGTTTTATCGGAAAACCAAACCACAACAAGTATAGTAAGCAATTTTATGCAAGCCAATCAGGATAGTGATATTGGAAAACTGGTACAGGTAAACAATTTTATTGAAAATGGCGAATATGCAAAAGCACAGGAGGAAATTAGTAGTATTACATCGAGCAGTACAATGGCGGATAACCTTATAGGTTTTTATAAATTGTATTCTGAAAAACTAATTTCAGATAATAAGTATCTGCTTACTGATGCCGATAAACCTGTATTTGCAGAAATA
It encodes:
- a CDS encoding regulatory protein RecX; the encoded protein is MKKAEKNIYTTSQALKKAADYCVVQERCQQEIRTKLYDWGIYNDDAEQVIAELISLGFINEERFAKAFAGGKFRMKKWGKLKIKNELKRKNISDYCINKGLQEISHSEYLKALKEIVLKKSKEVKEKNSYKRMNRIISYAIQKGYENDLVWDIAKTMIKE
- the mutY gene encoding A/G-specific adenine glycosylase, producing MNHLSKILIHWYTKNKRELPWRKTNDPYKIWLSEIILQQTRIEQGTPYYYSFVKHFPTVHDLAAAKTNKIMKLWQGLGYYSRAINLHEAAKEISKNHHGIFPSNYEDIIKIKGIGDYTACAILSIAFSKPYAVVDGNVIRVITRIFGIKENIKLSHTKKEIKKTVSQLLPPKQAGDFNQAIMEFGALQCKPKNPDCLKCIMNKFCIAYKENIISYLPNKTQKIKSKKRFFYYFFIKYKKGSTVYTYIRKRDNNDIWKQLYEFPCITTEKKLSKESIIKNKEWKEIFHEEFYKIQSIHISDVHELSHQTIYAEFYEVIINKPLVDIPYNLEKINIKNINHFAISRLIEKFLKKKNLL
- a CDS encoding HU family DNA-binding protein; this encodes MTKAEIVAAIASKTGVEKVAVQATVEAFMNSVKSSLAKGDNVYLRGFGSFIIKKRAEKTGRNISKNTTIIIPAHNIPSFKPAKTFVNEVKKNVK
- a CDS encoding Rne/Rng family ribonuclease, with product MNKELIIDSTASEVVIALLEEKRLVELNNDKSGKNFAVGDLYLGKVKKIIPGLNAAFVDVGYEKDAFLHYLDLGSQILSLNKMIKMAMSNKQGIPSMEDFRLEKEIEKTGKISNVINVNQQILVQVAKEPISTKGPRISSEISFAGRYLVLVPFNDKISVSQKIKNPEERNRLKRLVQSIRPKNFGIIIRTVAENRMVAELDTDLRELVHKWDSSIAKLATSKAPVKILGELNRTSAILRDLLNESFNNIHVNDQRLFDEIRNYVHTISPDLQDIVKLYKGKAPIFEHFGVEKQIKTSFGKNVSIKSGAYLIIEHTEALHVIDVNSGHRTNAENNQEQNALDVNLEAASEVARQLRLRDMGGIIVIDFIDMHDGHNRRKLYERLRDEMRMDRAKHTILPPSKFGLVQITRQRVRPEMNIETVEKCPVCDGTGEIKASIIYVDEIENNIKYLIQNQNEKFLKMCVHPYIYAYLTKGIPSVSLKWFLKFKKRIRIVPMSSYHLLEYHFFNKDDDEIKL
- the ssb gene encoding single-stranded DNA-binding protein, with product MAGINKVILIGNLGKNAEIRSFENNTKISFSLATTEVYKGRDGQNTEQTEWHEVVFWRNGMTEFAERNLKKGTKVYIEGKIRTRSWDDKDGVKKYRTEIIGDKVEILVSKRDDNTSSNEHIQEEPYSATTPAPEPSDDLPF
- a CDS encoding T9SS type A sorting domain-containing protein, yielding MKTKKIRNALLALVLIATWIATIDVKGQNGRYSGQEIMTQTGELVQAYSYSGCGLNYTTGSVKLAARHLSPTSVTQPASINITGIPNNAIIVKAFITWVIDDCASSYNNCNVQFYNTSNTSYTINNVPYLVSSPTGNGWMYGIRSFETEVTNYISLPYSGTYKVNLLPTANYQPPYNPDTDGATLFIIYKIPNSNFIGNINIYNGMIQSNGSSTMSQQLSGLNIINTPNNPKAFLLLADFQDNAYGPNQYPSVTYNNINTINFLPNFWNFEEQATNLTQNQSTYNFTINIPLFGGGYDVGSLHLAGIYYQSPIVDAGNNQAICSAGQCATLTATGASSYIWSNGSTSNPIIVCPTTTTTYSVTGTTAEGCTGSDNVIVSVSTPPPAFTISGKNNNCNPQPKTYTVSPFNSAYTWTWSVNGGIAHSFTSSTFTIDWGSSGINLPGGGTITVTANNNGCTTTSTFKVYECCDNTATYTYNDATINSNTTINGSTIIVNGTLTITNFGTVYPTVNWNDDQVYFGPMAKINIVPGCTLNITRSNLQACDTILWDGIYVTSTKKKALVFIEGSTVKDALNAVVSIAGGGFSFLNSLFDKNYKCVWAHYYNASHVGHINSTNFYCTSTLLYPHKNERTYIGVEADSVKFLFIGDSATSAKNQFDNMDFGIKSLDSYVKVYNNKFTNIKPTVSYINPTHTIFTAIQSDAINTSSSYPLAKLKVGDHYVSGYYKSNLFQNCENGICTNDNYFVDITENNLEYTIIGNNWGEAIYTGSVSQSSAPVEIYKNTLVTYKRGIHVINSSAAMVKCNIISIKAPITSQSYETRGILAENCQSATIAQNTVTGPSGGNGDWRITGIRADGCPGTIMQCNSSSSVGRGIIFGGVCTPGTDMSKNDMTNYMDGLFLNWCVMGQQGSSGYPTDNTWWVTGSRNSDTYAYNSYGNQSPFYVRNTGGVYVPTINTFTIGYPPVTINQTTGYSYVRCNYCSGGAMSMSQTEAEVPVIDKTDEYTAIIENNNDALISSENKWLMRYFLYKNVLSENQTTTSIVSNFMQANQDSDIGKLVQVNNFIENGEYAKAQEEISSITSSSTMADNLIGFYKLYSEKLISDNKYLLTDADKPVFAEIAQQCPYQYGPAVYHARAYLKACGDITEYINSCENTLPASGSKLSNTNENTIQEITISVYPNPAKDEVIISIPIEIKSIYKIELIDVLGQTILSESINKNLYTLSLSGINKGVYICKILDEKSNVLFNDKLTVIK